One part of the Musa acuminata AAA Group cultivar baxijiao chromosome BXJ1-5, Cavendish_Baxijiao_AAA, whole genome shotgun sequence genome encodes these proteins:
- the LOC135673296 gene encoding myb-related protein 2-like isoform X2, producing MYHQHQQGGHNNILSSRTAFPAERHLLLQGGRIPEESGLVLSTDAKPRLKWTPELHERFIEAVDQLGGADKATPKSVMRLMGIPGLTLYHLKSHLQKYRLSKNLQAQASSGSAKIGCKLVAGRTAEGNGLLLGSTNIIPQSNKNIPINEALQMQIEVQRRLQEQLEVQRHLQLRIEAQGKYLQSVLEKAQETLGKQNLGSPGLEAAKVQLSELVSKVSNECFSNAFPGLEEIRNPNTLQVNPSQLADCSAESCLTSSEGSQKDQDMTNFHRSLRAYGGSLPLCRQQMHQDTRLETTQSAWCYLNDQKTFPSSILGDSERTTFSVQDFATHPASSKAQRGGGADSEAQQKERSEEHMFLEHPNNKRVAGQQDRGKQSNSFGMPGHTAQLDLNADEDNEGDRDSKFDLNGFGWS from the exons ATGTATCATCAACATCAACAAGGAGGCCACAACAACATCCTTTCTTCCAGGACAGCATTTCCTGCAGAGAGGCATTTGTTGTTGCAAGGAGGAAGGATACCAGAGGAGTCGGGGCTGGTTCTATCTACTGATGCCAAGCCTAGGCTGAAGTGGACACCTGAGCTCCATGAGAGATTTATAGAGGCAGTCGATCAACTTGGTGGTGCAGATA AGGCTACACCCAAGTCGGTCATGAGGCTTATGGGCATCCCTGGATTAACACTGTATCACCTGAAAAGCCATCTTCAG AAGTACAGGCTCAGCAAAAATCTCCAGGCTCAAGCAAGCAGTGGAAGTGCCAAGATTG GTTGTAAGCTAGTAGCAGGGAGGACAGCTGAGGGCAATGGATTGTTGTTGGGCAGTACAAACATCATTCCCCAGTCAAACAA AAACATTCCAATAAATGAAGCACTTCAAATGCAAATTGAAGTCCAAAGAAGGCTACAAGAACAGCTCGAG GTTCAAAGGCACTTGCAACTCCGAATTGAGGCACAGGGCAAGTACTTGCAGTCTGTGCTGGAGAAAGCTCAGGAGACACTTGGGAAGCAGAATTTGGGGTCTCCAGGACTGGAAGCTGCCAAAGTTCAACTATCTGAACTGGTCTCCAAAGTCTCAAATGAGTGTTTCAGCAATGCATTTCCAGGTCTGGAAGAAATCCGCAATCCGAACACTTTACAAGTGAATCCATCCCAACTTGCTGATTGTTCAGCAGAGAGTTGCCTGACATCATCTGAAGGATcacaaaaggatcaagatatgactAATTTCCACAGAAGTTTGAGAGCATACGGTGGCAGCCTACCACTCTGCAGGCAGCAGATGCATCAGGATACCAGGCTTGAAACCACTCAATCTGCATGGTGCTATCTGAACGACCAGAAGACGTTTCCCTCATCCATTTTAGGGGATTCAGAGAGGACAACTTTCTCAGTCCAGGATTTCGCGACGCATCCTGCAAGCTCCAAGGCTcagagaggaggaggagctgaTTCTGAGGCCCAGCAGAAGGAACGAAGTGAAGAGCACATGTTTCTTGAGCACCCAAACAACAAGAGAGTTGCAGGTCAACAGGACAGAGGAAAGCAATCAAATAGTTTTGGAATGCCCGGCCACACAGCACAACTAGATCTCAACGCTGATGAAGACAATGAAGGTGACAGAGACAGCAAATTTGACTTGAATGGCTTCGGCTGGAGCTAA
- the LOC103984394 gene encoding nuclear pore complex protein NUP214 isoform X2, whose amino-acid sequence MDDNQREVSLLEFQNDKYKPTICLKENGDDNLILGFGVDKISVFEKVKVQVGIESRELSPLCVLFCLTCEGKLIMYHVARVSDPSDLPQSSLPPTDVLLENELATSSNLKDDTDGLKSNNNLKQIIPESPSVPTGEELRSARNKDIHQVPSDKIHTGKRDESNDNSVVRPSIPQTAKMTQLSTESPTINVTASVGQRKSGMIETVSSSGEGVNVPHVIHNLSSDASVTMQANAKNMIKGGDKVEVSPGPTRIGGVPSDLQSIGGINAKVSPFASGSSAVSGSSGKSEAGVGSKAFFSSQKSLSTNPLSGSTSLNLTGVGGGSSNLMFSSNRGTHSVAHTTSFNKSANTEAASPGSSLPQKSSIVGKSLFPKPQTLVEDLRTSKSSLMLDSEPELSKQFYNVKDMTKELDTLLSLIEQEGGFKDACTVLHQNSILTLEDGLKNLSQTFRMCRRKVEEELTEIQELQRKMSQVSARQVYMADIVKQASTEHYWDIWNRQKLNPEIEQKRQNIWKVYQDLTNQLIELERYFNTLEISKFGESDKSTGRRAFHGNMRQSRHLQSLHSVYSTLNSQLAAAEKLSDSLSRQMALLHINNPTKRVGVARELFESIGLADEGITLKSPDVRSPFQSPVSVKRITSSTDFSSKEYPRRAASSALSTIAPETTRRRRDSFGKNWASFEPPKTIVKRTAHQEHVRVSANNPFTTAKKQFDAQIESFAVIQQKATEKPASLMESLTGKVQPEVYRVSKDIQEKPSQQTSKSQSSTVFRWSGSPQPLVSKSHPTQEIRNHMTETSVAMAPASSLLSPGTLESKSNPMREIGKSTPLTSVAMSPTSSLFNSASSGAKENMGSDVVTHISNSSVKSVSFPKMTPNVQMEAPNTVATSIKFPSGTSTPKSISKEAKTQVEKQLSLKTLGEGFSGKLQRSMQQSAVSPESLSALSSNALSFSTMFGASPSNLGVRTDISQSITGKKQSSGTVSALTSDTKVSSSPTPFSTFMLSTPSSISNASTSAMPSLPNITLGGPSPLHAMTSASGSTSSTAQYFVPSSSASASLSQSWSSTSAPSPSESSALQSSPSVSNEAKARSELTLQLTSSPQQGTPKFEPVTSQAVNVGLTGLSMRGEPSSLATGGSIIPAASNSQPGLGSVVSPPMGTATVNNNGLDINSSQEEEMEEEASDPSNMLNLGALGGFGLGSESTSSTPKLNPFGGSFVTANTSTSTSPVMLTASPGQLFRPPSLSLPTAQSVQPTQSVNSSAFSGGNTSGLGGFGQPSQIGAGQQALGSVLGAFGQSRQLGAGGFGGGFPTVATSGGFSTATGFTGTAAGGGFAALASRGGGFAAAAVSSSSGFTGFGAGGFAAAAVASGGGGSFGGGGTGGGFGASASSGGGFAGAGSQGGGFGAAGFGGGFTSGGFGAFSSNQGGAFSAFGGSSATGTGRPPSDLFTQMRR is encoded by the exons ATGGACGACAACCAAAGGGAGGTGTCATTGCTGGAGTTTCAAAATGACAAGTATAAACCTACAATTTGTTTAAAAG AAAATGGTGATGACAATCTGATATTGGGGTTTGGTGTTGATAAGATTTCCGTGTTCGAGAAAGTTAAAGTACAAGTTGGCATAGAATCTAGAGAACTTTCACCACTCTGTGTGCTATTCTGTCTTACCTGTGAGGGAAAGCTTATTATGTATCATGTGGCGAG GGTTTCAGATCCTTCAGATCTTCCTCAGTCCTCCCTTCCTCCAACAGATgttttattggagaatgagttggcAACCAGTTCAAATTTGAAGGATGATACAGATggtttaaaatcaaataacaatttaAAACAGATAATTCCTGAATCTCCTTCTGTTCCTACAG GTGAAGAATTGAGAAGTGCAAGAAACAAAGATATACATCAGGTTCCAAGTGACAAAATTCATACTGGAAAGAGGGATGAAAGCAATGATAATTCAGTTGTTAGGCCTTCCATACCACAAACAGCAAAGATGACTCAGCTATCCACGGAGTCTCCAACCATAAATGTAACTGCTTCTGTTGGTCAGAGAAAATCTGGCATGATAGAAACTGTCTCTTCATCAGGAGAGGGTGTCAATGTCCCTCATGTGATACATAATCTATCAAGTGATGCTTCTGTAACCATGCAAGCAAATgcaaaaaatatgataaaagGTGGTGATAAGGTTGAAGTATCTCCTGGTCCAACTAGAATTGGAGGAGTTCCATCTGATTTACAATCCATTGGAGGTATCAATGCAAAAGTTTCACCATTCGCTTCTGGTAGTTCTGCTGTGAGTGGTTCCTCTGGAAAGTCAGAGGCAGGAGTAGGAAGTAAGGCATTCTTTTCCTCTCAAAAGAGCCTTTCAACTAATCCTCTATCTGGCAGTACATCTTTGAATTTAACTGGAGTTGGTGGAGGATCATCAAACTTGATGTTTTCTTCAAATAGAGGTACTCACAGTGTAGCACATACAACTTCCTTTAATAAATCTGCAAATACTGAGGCAGCCAGTCCTGGGTCTTCTCTGCCGCAAAAAAGTTCTATTGTAGGCAAATCATTATTTCCTAAGCCACAGACTTTGGTTGAGGATTTAAGAACTTCAAAGTCATCACTGATGTTGGACTCTGAACCAGAACTCTCGAAGCAGTTCTATAAT GTAAAAGATATGACCAAGGAACTCGATACTTTGTTGTCACTTATAGAACAGGAAGGTGGATTCAAGGATGCTTGCACTGTCTTACATCAAAACTCAATTTTGACACTTGAGGACGGCCTGAAAAATCTCTCTCAGACATTCAGGATGTGCAGG AGAAAAGTGGAGGAAGAACTTACGGAGATTCAAGAGCTTCAAAGGAAGATGtctcaag TATCAGCTAGGCAAGTTTACATGGCAGACATTGTTAAACAAGCTTCAACAGAGCATTATTGGGACATATGGAACCGGCAGAAGCTGAATCCTGAAATTGAACAGAAGCGGCAAAATATTTGGAAGGTGTACCAG GATTTGACAAACCAGCTAATAGAACTGGAGAGATATttcaatactcttgagattagcaAATTTGGTGAGAGTGACAAAAGTACAGGTCGGAGGGCTTTTCATGGTAACATGAGGCAATCAAG GCATCTCCAGTCTTTGCATAGTGTATACAGCACACTAAACTCACAGTTGGCAGCAGCTGAGAAACTATCTGATTCTCTATCGAGACAGATGGCTCTGCTCCATATAAACAATCCTACAAAGCGGGTTGGCGTTGCAAGGGAATTATTTGAATCAATTGGTCTTGCTGATGAAGGCATCACTCTAAAATCTCCAGATGTTAGAAGTCCTTTTCAGAGCCCAGTATCTGTAAAGAGAATTACCTCCTCAACAGATTTTTCCAGTAAGGAGTATCCCAGGAGAGCTGCATCAAGTGCTTTGTCAACTATTGCGCCAGAAActacgaggaggaggagagattCTTTTGGGAAG AACTGGGCTAGCTTTGAGCCCCCAAAGACTATCGTGAAAAGGACAGCTCATCAAGAACATGTCAGAGTTAGTGCCAATAACCCCTTCACCACAGCTAAGAAACAGTTTGATGCTCAGATCGAGTCGTTTGCTGTAATCCAGCAAAAGGCCACTGAGAAACCAGCATCCTTGATGGAGTCATTGACTGGTAAGGTTCAGCCAGAGGTGTACCGTGTGAGCAAAG ATATCCAAGAGAAACCCTCCCAACAGACCTCTAAATCTCAATCTAGTACTGTTTTCAGGTGGTCTGGTTCACCTCAACCTTTAGTGTCAAAATCTCATCCTACGCAAGAGATTCGGAACCATATGACTGAGACATCAGTTGCAATGGCTCCAGCATCATCTCTGTTATCACCTGGAACCTTGGAGTCAAAGTCTAATCCTATGAGAGAGATAGGAAAAAGTACTCCTTTGACATCAGTTGCAATGTCTCCGACATCGTCTCTGTTTAACAGTGCTTCAAGTGGTGCAAAAGAGAATATGGGGAGTGATGTGGTGACTCACATATCAAATTCATCTGTAAAATCTGTTTCGTTCCCCAAAATGACGCCTAATGTGCAGATGGAGGCACCTAACACTGTGGCAACTTCTATAAAATTTCCGAGTGGTACATCAACTCCGAAGAGTATATCAAAAGAGGCGAAAACACAAGTAGAGAAGCAACTAAGCCTGAAGACCCTGGGTGAAGGTTTTTCTGGGAAATTGCAACGAAGCATGCAACAGTCTGCAGTTTCTCCCGAAAGCTTATCTGCGTTGTCGAGTAATGCTCTGTCTTTCTCTACAATGTTTGGTGCTTCACCTTCAAATCTAGGTGTACGAACAGATATTAGTCAGTCAATTACAGGCAAAAAACAGTCGAGTGGAACTGTATCTGCTCTGACATCAGACACCAAAGTATCAAGTTCGCCTACTCCATTCTCAACATTTATGTTATCAACTCCTTCATCCATATCAAATGCGTCTACATCGGCTATGCCATCCTTACCGAACATAACATTAGGAGGACCATCACCACTTCATGCTATGACTTCAGCATCAGGATCGACCTCATCTACTGCTCAGTATTTTGTTCCGTCTTCTAGTGCTTCAGCTTCTCTATCACAGTCCTGGAGTTCAACATCTGCTCCGTCACCTTCAGAAAGTTCAGCATTACAAAGTTCACCATCAGTTTCAAATGAGGCCAAGGCAAGATCTGAGCTAACTCTACAACTGACAAGTTCACCACAACAAGGTACTCCGAAATTTGAACCAGTTACATCACAAGCTGTAAATGTGGGGTTGACTGGATTAAGCATGAGAGGAGAACCAAGTTCTCTTGCAACTGGTGGCAGCATCATTCCTGCTGCATCTAATTCTCAACCGGGGTTGGGATCTGTAGTTTCACCTCCCATGGGCACTGCCACTGTAAACAATAATGGACTGGATATTAACTCATCCCaggaggaggaaatggaagaggaggcTTCAGATCCAAGTAACATGCTCAACTTGGGAGCCCTTGGTGGATTTGGGCTTGGATCAGAATCTACTTCAAGTACACCAAAGCTTAATCCATTTGGTGGTTCTTTTGTTACTGCCAACACAAGCACTTCAACCTCTCCAGTCATGTTGACAGCATCCCCAGGGCAGCTTTTCCGGCCTCCATCATTGAGCCTCCCAACAGCACAATCTGTACAACCAACACAGTCAGTTAACTCCAGTGCATTTTCTGGTGGTAATACAAGTGGACTTGGTGGCTTTGGACAGCCATCACAAATTGGAGCAGGGCAGCAGGCACTTGGATCAGTTCTTGGTGCTTTTGGGCAATCGCGACAGCTAGGTGCTGGTGGATTTGGTGGAGGATTCCCAACTGTGGCTACAAGTGGAGGATTTTCTACAGCTACTGGGTTTACTGGAACTGCTGCAGGAGGGGGTTTCGCTGCTCTTGCTTCTCGAGGAGGTggttttgctgctgctgctgtttccaGCAGTAGTGGATTTACTGGTTTTGGTGCAGGCggttttgctgctgctgctgttgcttctGGCGGTGGTGGTAGTTTTGGTGGTGGAGGTACTGGAGGGGGCTTTGGTGCTAGTGCTTCTAGCGGCGGTGGTTTTGCTGGTGCAGGTTCTCAAGGTGGTGGCTTTGGAGCAGCTGGTTTTGGGGGTGGCTTCACATCAG GTGGTTTTGGGGCTTTTAGCAGCAATCAGGGGGGTGCTTTCTCTGCGTTTGGGGGAAGCAGTGCCACTGGAACTGGAAGACCTCCATCGGATCTTTTTACCCAGATGAGGAGATAG
- the LOC135673297 gene encoding E3 ubiquitin-protein ligase SIRP1-like, producing the protein MEEPLVARFWCHVCTQTVNPVTEAEIKCPRCDGGFLEEMDPPRGHADTPFDPASHRAFSLWTPFFLGLLGGGSLRRGGPHGEGEGDEDEVEHSNRDLDSQTAAQRPQGSSAILQLLQALGRSDSEGESERVILINPFITQAIILQANQPQTQTQPQTPGGISDGGVGAPFEDYFLGTRSSLDLLLQHLAENDPNRYGTPPARKEAVDAMPTVKVEENTSCPVCLEDMEVGAEAREMPCKHKFHGECILPWLELHSSCPLCRFQLPADDPKVPSAGGGGSNTAEAGGEGSGDGGSRESARWLWIPVSWPFAGLFSLSLASQSHGNSSSTPPSSSSGATES; encoded by the coding sequence ATGGAGGAACCCCTGGTCGCACGATTCTGGTGCCACGTGTGCACACAAACGGTGAATCCAGTCACAGAAGCGGAGATCAAATGCCCGCGTTGTGACGGTGGATTCCTGGAAGAGATGGATCCGCCGCGAGGGCATGCAGATACCCCGTTCGATCCCGCCTCCCACCGAGCCTTCTCTCTGTGGACTCCCTTCTTTCTTGGATTGCTTGGCGGTGGTTCCTTGCGGCGTGGAGGCCCCCATGGAGAAGGCGAAGGGGACGAAGACGAAGTGGAGCATTCCAACCGCGACCTTGACTCACAGACAGCCGCCCAAAGGCCGCAGGGTAGCTCCGCCATCCTTCAGCTGCTCCAAGCACTCGGCCGATCAGATTCCGAGGGCGAGAGTGAGCGCGTCATCCTCATCAACCCTTTCATCACCCAGGCCATAATTCTCCAGGCGAACCAGCCGCAAACACAAACGCAACCTCAAACACCGGGCGGCATAAGCGATGGCGGCGTCGGTGCCCCCTTCGAGGACTACTTCCTCGGCACGAGATCCAGCCTGGATCTGCTGCTGCAGCATCTAGCGGAGAACGACCCGAACCGATACGGAACACCACCAGCTCGGAAAGAAGCAGTGGACGCCATGCCTACCGTGAAGGTCGAAGAGAACACCAGCTGCCCGGTTTGCTTGGAGGACATGGAAGTAGGCGCAGAGGCTCGGGAGATGCCGTGCAAGCACAAGTTCCACGGCGAGTGCATACTGCCATGGCTGGAGCTCCATAGCTCGTGCCCTCTTTGCAGGTTTCAGCTGCCCGCGGACGATCCAAAAGTTCCGAGTGCCGGCGGCGGAGGTAGCAACACGGCGGAAGCCGGCGGAGAAGGAAGCGGGGATGGCGGCAGCAGAGAGAGTGCAAGGTGGCTGTGGATTCCTGTCTCTTGGCCTTTCGCTGGGTTGTTCTCGCTGTCGCTGGCGTCTCAAAGCCATGGCAATTCTTCTTCGACGCCTCCCTCGTCCTCCTCCGGAGCCACAGAGAGCTGA
- the LOC135673295 gene encoding cyclic dof factor 2-like isoform X1, producing MSDAKDPAIKLFGRTIPLPESLPPPPEEVAEQTAIPDTTPATETDDGDPDASKEVTNMEVNNITAVASSERNEDGPTCSIGLNSSNENDHDKGLSDSREEHNKSDAEGSAQAKVLRKPDKILPCPRCNSMDTKFCYYNNYNINQPRHFCKNCQRYWTAGGTTRNVPVGAGRRKSKHSASQVRQIMLPSDGLQSAGLETSDLPHHLTLPCGSSAPTRPLIRNGTVLKFGTEVPLCESMASALNIREKNRNGDISSILYGENEGPLCASSVNGSNFVENGLAGNPTHIEQNGMQGYCNGVTTMPQFSCYPVAPWAYPWSPGWTNVAPIVRCSPEFVQRPENGNPSPVPWNPPLMVGGPAFCPPSLPFPFVPASSWGCISSWPNGAWNVPWLGFNSGIHRSSSTSNSGSSGNGSPTLGKHSRDATLQGEEKTGKSLWVPKTLRIDDPDEAAKSSIWATLGIKPEVGIFKPLKSKAESKAQTSDAAHLLQANPAALSRSHSFQEST from the exons ATGTCTGACGCAAAGGACCCCGCGATCAAGCTCTTCGGAAGGACCATCCCGCTTCCGGAGAGCCTACCGCCGCCTCCGGAAGAGGTGGCTGAGCAGACGGCGATTCCCGATACAACTCCAGCGACGGAGACGGATGACGGCGATCCG GATGCAAGCAAAGAAGTAACAAACATGGAAGTCAACAATATTACAGCTGTTGCCTCTAGTGAAAGAAATGAGGATGGTCCAACTTGTTCCATTGGTTTGAACAGTAGTaatgaaaatgatcatgacaaaGGTTTATCAGATTCCAGAGAGGAACATAACAAGTCTGATGCTGAAGGCTCTGCTCAAGCAAAGGTCCTCAGGAAACCAGATAAAATTCTGCCATGTCCTCGTTGTAACAGTATGGATACTAAATTCTGTTATTATAACAACTACAACATTAACCAACCTAGACACTTCTGTAAGAATTGCCAGAGGTATTGGACTGCTGGGGGAACAACAAGGAATGTTCCTGTTGGTGCTGGAAGGCGTAAAAGTAAGCACTCTGCATCACAAGTCCGTCAGATAATGTTGCCATCAGATGGATTGCAATCTGCTGGACTAGAGACTTCTGATTTACCTCATCATCTGACTCTTCCTTGTGGCTCTTCTGCCCCTACAAGACCTTTGATCAGAAATGGAACTGTTCTTAAATTTGGGACAGAGGTGCCTCTTTGTGAATCCATGGCCTCTGCACTCAATATCAGAGAGAAAAACAGAAATGGTGATATTAGCTCTATACTATATGGGGAAAACGAGGGGCCCTTATGTGCATCTTCTGTAAATGGCTCCaattttgttgaaaatggattagcAGGAAATCCAACCCACATCGAACAGAATGGCATGCAGGGATATTGTAATGGAGTTACAACAATGCCTCAGTTTTCATGTTATCCTGTGGCTCCATGGGCTTATCCCTGGAGTCCAGGATGGACTAATGTTGCTCCTATAGTGAGATGCTCGCCTGAGTTTGTTCAAAGACCAGAAAATGGTAATCCAAGTCCAGTTCCATGGAACCCCCCATTGATGGTGGGAGGCCCTGCTTTTTGTCCTCCATCGCTTCCTTTCCCGTTCGTGCCAGCTTCTTCTTGGGGATGCATTTCCAGCTGGCCTAATGGAGCGTGGAATGTGCCGTGGCTTGGTTTCAATAGTGGGATACATAGATCATCTTCTACGAGCAATAGCGGATCTTCAGGAAATGGTTCCCCAACCTTGGGTAAACATTCAAGAGATGCTACCTTACAGGGTGAGGAGAAGACAGGGAAGTCTTTATGGGTTCCTAAAACTCTTAGAATAGATGATCCTGATGAGGCTGCGAAAAGCTCAATATGGGCTACTCTTGGTATTAAGCCAGAAGTTGGTATTTTCAAACCTCTCAAATCAAAGGCCGAAAGTAAAGCTCAGACGTCAGATGCTGCACATCTTTTGCAGGCAAATCCTGCAGCATTATCCCGCTCTCATTCTTTCCAGGAGAGCACATAA
- the LOC135673296 gene encoding myb-related protein 2-like isoform X1, whose product MYHQHQQGGHNNILSSRTAFPAERHLLLQGGRIPEESGLVLSTDAKPRLKWTPELHERFIEAVDQLGGADKATPKSVMRLMGIPGLTLYHLKSHLQKYRLSKNLQAQASSGSAKIATGCKLVAGRTAEGNGLLLGSTNIIPQSNKNIPINEALQMQIEVQRRLQEQLEVQRHLQLRIEAQGKYLQSVLEKAQETLGKQNLGSPGLEAAKVQLSELVSKVSNECFSNAFPGLEEIRNPNTLQVNPSQLADCSAESCLTSSEGSQKDQDMTNFHRSLRAYGGSLPLCRQQMHQDTRLETTQSAWCYLNDQKTFPSSILGDSERTTFSVQDFATHPASSKAQRGGGADSEAQQKERSEEHMFLEHPNNKRVAGQQDRGKQSNSFGMPGHTAQLDLNADEDNEGDRDSKFDLNGFGWS is encoded by the exons ATGTATCATCAACATCAACAAGGAGGCCACAACAACATCCTTTCTTCCAGGACAGCATTTCCTGCAGAGAGGCATTTGTTGTTGCAAGGAGGAAGGATACCAGAGGAGTCGGGGCTGGTTCTATCTACTGATGCCAAGCCTAGGCTGAAGTGGACACCTGAGCTCCATGAGAGATTTATAGAGGCAGTCGATCAACTTGGTGGTGCAGATA AGGCTACACCCAAGTCGGTCATGAGGCTTATGGGCATCCCTGGATTAACACTGTATCACCTGAAAAGCCATCTTCAG AAGTACAGGCTCAGCAAAAATCTCCAGGCTCAAGCAAGCAGTGGAAGTGCCAAGATTG CTACAGGTTGTAAGCTAGTAGCAGGGAGGACAGCTGAGGGCAATGGATTGTTGTTGGGCAGTACAAACATCATTCCCCAGTCAAACAA AAACATTCCAATAAATGAAGCACTTCAAATGCAAATTGAAGTCCAAAGAAGGCTACAAGAACAGCTCGAG GTTCAAAGGCACTTGCAACTCCGAATTGAGGCACAGGGCAAGTACTTGCAGTCTGTGCTGGAGAAAGCTCAGGAGACACTTGGGAAGCAGAATTTGGGGTCTCCAGGACTGGAAGCTGCCAAAGTTCAACTATCTGAACTGGTCTCCAAAGTCTCAAATGAGTGTTTCAGCAATGCATTTCCAGGTCTGGAAGAAATCCGCAATCCGAACACTTTACAAGTGAATCCATCCCAACTTGCTGATTGTTCAGCAGAGAGTTGCCTGACATCATCTGAAGGATcacaaaaggatcaagatatgactAATTTCCACAGAAGTTTGAGAGCATACGGTGGCAGCCTACCACTCTGCAGGCAGCAGATGCATCAGGATACCAGGCTTGAAACCACTCAATCTGCATGGTGCTATCTGAACGACCAGAAGACGTTTCCCTCATCCATTTTAGGGGATTCAGAGAGGACAACTTTCTCAGTCCAGGATTTCGCGACGCATCCTGCAAGCTCCAAGGCTcagagaggaggaggagctgaTTCTGAGGCCCAGCAGAAGGAACGAAGTGAAGAGCACATGTTTCTTGAGCACCCAAACAACAAGAGAGTTGCAGGTCAACAGGACAGAGGAAAGCAATCAAATAGTTTTGGAATGCCCGGCCACACAGCACAACTAGATCTCAACGCTGATGAAGACAATGAAGGTGACAGAGACAGCAAATTTGACTTGAATGGCTTCGGCTGGAGCTAA
- the LOC135673295 gene encoding cyclic dof factor 2-like isoform X2: MEVNNITAVASSERNEDGPTCSIGLNSSNENDHDKGLSDSREEHNKSDAEGSAQAKVLRKPDKILPCPRCNSMDTKFCYYNNYNINQPRHFCKNCQRYWTAGGTTRNVPVGAGRRKSKHSASQVRQIMLPSDGLQSAGLETSDLPHHLTLPCGSSAPTRPLIRNGTVLKFGTEVPLCESMASALNIREKNRNGDISSILYGENEGPLCASSVNGSNFVENGLAGNPTHIEQNGMQGYCNGVTTMPQFSCYPVAPWAYPWSPGWTNVAPIVRCSPEFVQRPENGNPSPVPWNPPLMVGGPAFCPPSLPFPFVPASSWGCISSWPNGAWNVPWLGFNSGIHRSSSTSNSGSSGNGSPTLGKHSRDATLQGEEKTGKSLWVPKTLRIDDPDEAAKSSIWATLGIKPEVGIFKPLKSKAESKAQTSDAAHLLQANPAALSRSHSFQEST, translated from the coding sequence ATGGAAGTCAACAATATTACAGCTGTTGCCTCTAGTGAAAGAAATGAGGATGGTCCAACTTGTTCCATTGGTTTGAACAGTAGTaatgaaaatgatcatgacaaaGGTTTATCAGATTCCAGAGAGGAACATAACAAGTCTGATGCTGAAGGCTCTGCTCAAGCAAAGGTCCTCAGGAAACCAGATAAAATTCTGCCATGTCCTCGTTGTAACAGTATGGATACTAAATTCTGTTATTATAACAACTACAACATTAACCAACCTAGACACTTCTGTAAGAATTGCCAGAGGTATTGGACTGCTGGGGGAACAACAAGGAATGTTCCTGTTGGTGCTGGAAGGCGTAAAAGTAAGCACTCTGCATCACAAGTCCGTCAGATAATGTTGCCATCAGATGGATTGCAATCTGCTGGACTAGAGACTTCTGATTTACCTCATCATCTGACTCTTCCTTGTGGCTCTTCTGCCCCTACAAGACCTTTGATCAGAAATGGAACTGTTCTTAAATTTGGGACAGAGGTGCCTCTTTGTGAATCCATGGCCTCTGCACTCAATATCAGAGAGAAAAACAGAAATGGTGATATTAGCTCTATACTATATGGGGAAAACGAGGGGCCCTTATGTGCATCTTCTGTAAATGGCTCCaattttgttgaaaatggattagcAGGAAATCCAACCCACATCGAACAGAATGGCATGCAGGGATATTGTAATGGAGTTACAACAATGCCTCAGTTTTCATGTTATCCTGTGGCTCCATGGGCTTATCCCTGGAGTCCAGGATGGACTAATGTTGCTCCTATAGTGAGATGCTCGCCTGAGTTTGTTCAAAGACCAGAAAATGGTAATCCAAGTCCAGTTCCATGGAACCCCCCATTGATGGTGGGAGGCCCTGCTTTTTGTCCTCCATCGCTTCCTTTCCCGTTCGTGCCAGCTTCTTCTTGGGGATGCATTTCCAGCTGGCCTAATGGAGCGTGGAATGTGCCGTGGCTTGGTTTCAATAGTGGGATACATAGATCATCTTCTACGAGCAATAGCGGATCTTCAGGAAATGGTTCCCCAACCTTGGGTAAACATTCAAGAGATGCTACCTTACAGGGTGAGGAGAAGACAGGGAAGTCTTTATGGGTTCCTAAAACTCTTAGAATAGATGATCCTGATGAGGCTGCGAAAAGCTCAATATGGGCTACTCTTGGTATTAAGCCAGAAGTTGGTATTTTCAAACCTCTCAAATCAAAGGCCGAAAGTAAAGCTCAGACGTCAGATGCTGCACATCTTTTGCAGGCAAATCCTGCAGCATTATCCCGCTCTCATTCTTTCCAGGAGAGCACATAA